The stretch of DNA TCGTCCCCTTCAACTTACGATGTATTCTTGAGTTTTAGAGGAGAAGATACTCACAACAACTTTACTGCACACCTTCACAATGCTTTGAATCAAAGGGGAATCAATACCTACTTAGATGAGCAGCTTAGAAGGGGAGAGGAAATTTCACCAGCACTTTTCAAAGCCATTGAAGAGTCGAAGATTTCCATTCTTGTGCTATCGGAAAATTATGCATCGTCCACTTGGTGCTTGGCCGAGCTTAAGAAGATCCTTGAGTGTAAGAGAACAAGACAACAAATTGTTATACCGATATTTTACCTCGTAGATCCGTCGAAGGTATGGCATCAGAGAAAGAGTTTTGGACAAGCATTGACTAAACATGAAGACAGATTTAAGGATGATCATATGAAGATGCAGAAATGGAAGGAATCCCTAAAAGAAGTGGCCAAGTTGTCTGGATTTCATTTAAAGAAGGAAGGGTATTGAAAATACTCAGAAACCAACGGCTACTAAGCCTTACATGGAAACCCAGCCACACATGGAAACCCAGTCATACACAAGTCACCCAACGGCTACAAAACCACACATGGAAACAAAATACCGTATCCCGATCTAGCTCTGAAGCAGAATATCGAGCCATGGCGAGCACCACTGCAGAAATTACTTGGATTTCATTTCTATTACGTGATCTTGGTGTTACACTTCCAGCGGCACCTATTTTGTTCTGTGATAATCTCAGTGCTCTACATATGACTGCCAATCCAGTTTTCCATGCCCGAAGCAagcatattgagattgattatcACTATGTAAGAGAACGTGTTGCTCTTGGTCTTCTTCATACCCGGCACATTCCGGCCTCTTCTCAACTTGCAGACATTTTCACCAAGCCTCTTGAACGTCATGCGCTTTATCCTTTACGCACCAAACTTGGCCTTCTATCTCGGCACAGTTTGCTGGAGACTATTGAAAATACTCAGAAACCAACGGCTACTAAGCCTTACATGGAAACCCAGCCACACATGGAAACCCAGTCATACACAAGTCACCCAATGGCTACAAAACCACACATGGAAACAAAGATACCCAACGGCTAAATACAAAGATGGAAACTCATATACTTTCCTATTCTTCCTCATTTGTAACGTTACtctataatttctaaattcacACATATGTAcggtaattatatatagtgaaaGGCTCTCAATATGCTCTCACGCTTTGTGAGACATCGTGTCAAACAGCTTGTGTTCGTTTCTCTTTAAAGGGTACTGTATTTCTAACTCTTGTGCCTTTCATTCAAGAATCTTCACAATTCAACACTATCTCGCATGTTTATGGTCAAGTTATAATTTGGTTTGGTACTAAAATATAGTTTCTGATCTCTACATTAAGCTCGTGAGAAGGGACAATTAATcccatctttaaaaaaaaacaaattaaaatccgAAATACATCTAGTTTTTGGTAATTtattttcgcagatgagatgaattgagattaaagttaaaagttaaataaaatattgttagaatatattttttgagtaaTTCCACATATAACTGTGAAGTGCATAAACGTCgcataatcactttgaaaaagagaagggtttattattaaaaaattaattttttcatataagtctcatgtttttattcacttttttcaaagtgattacgcggcAGTTGCACAAatcacgattgcaaatatcttttttcatatttttttaatattattttttattttttggatttgaaaaaagttgaattgtttattttattttgtgtgaaaatttagaaaaattgtaataattagatgagatagaGGAGGGATGAGTTTAGAGGAGTTGTGAAAGCAAATGAGGCAATGATTATAAAACAATTAAGAGGATAACTAGATTCGAGAATGGGATTATAAAAACGTTTATAAAGTTAATAATGCATAGAAATTGattgaaaaatatgagaagAATTGTGAACAAACCATAAAAGGATTGGGAAGTGGAAAGCTAATTCCTAACCTATCTCGTATCCTACCAATGTTATTTTATTacagaaaaaatagaaactctTTATTAGACTATGGCTTCTATGGCTTTTATTATGTCTAACTCAGCTAAAGTTTTTATTCAAAGGAATGAATCAAGATTTATTCATGAAATCGTTCAATGGGTGGactcaaaaattatatatcatactGAGTTGCACGTTGCCAAATATCCAGTTGGAATAGAGTCTCGTGTACAAGATATCAATTTGCTATTAAGTATTGAGATCAAGGACATACGCATGGTAGGGATATTTGGAGTTGGTGGAATTGGGAAGACTACCATCGCCAAAGCAGTCTATAATCTAAATGCTTATCAGTTTGAAACAAGTTGTTTTCTTCCAAATGTTAGAGAAACTTCAAATCGTAAACGCGGTCTACTCCGACTGCAAGAGACACTTCTTTCTAAGATCTTAGGAGGTTCAAGTTTGAATGTTAGCACTGATGACCAAGGCATCAATGTGATAAAAGAGAGGTTTCAATGTAAAAGGATTCTTTTAGTTATTGATGATGTGGATCAATTGGAGCAATTGGAAAAATTAGTTGGAGATCATGATTGGTTTGGTTTAGGAAGCAGaatcatcataacaacaagagatcagAGTTTATTGACTAATCATAAAGTTGATTCAACATATGAGATGAAGAGATTGGATCGAAAAGAAGCTTGTGAGCTCTTTAGCTGGAATGCTTTCAAAAGAAACAAACCAAATGATGAATATGCAGACCTTGCAAAACATATTATACATTATTCTGGAGGCCTTCCACTAGCTTTAAAAGTGCTCGGGTCAGATCTATATGGTAGAAGTATACCTGAATGGATAAGTGCTTTGAATGACTACAGAAGGGTTCCTCATCaagatattcaaaaaatattaagaacaaGTTATGATGGGTTGCATGAGAATgagaagaatatttttcttgatattgCATGTTTCTTCAAAGGAGAGCGTGCAGATTATGTCATTAAAATATTAGACAATTGTGGTTTCTCTCCTGATATTGGTTTAGGAAAACTTGTGGATAAGTGCCTCATAACTATTGATAAGCATAACATATTGGAGATGCATGACTTGCTGCAAGAAATGGGTAGGGAACTTGTTCGCGAAGAATCACCTAAAGAACCTGGCAAACGCAGTAGATTATGGTTTTATGAAGATGTCCGCCATGTACTAGAAGAAAATACGGTAAGAATTGCACAGAACATCACTTTTAATTGTATATTTGTTTCATTCTCACAAATGAGATGCtctagaaaaatattgagtatcttttatattaaagtatagtaaaagaaataaataacactatatacattttatttatcCCAAGATTGAGACTTTTTGCTTGTCAATACAGTGCTATTGAATAggtagaataaaataattatatggaaCTGCTCTTCATTCTATTTCAAAAATAGGCAACTTTTATGagtatctctttttttttttcttctgtttttgtCTTATGAATAGTTaagaatgaaaattaattttgaaaaacagacactaattttgacattttaaaaacttttcaaTATCAATAGATTaccaatttgaaaataaaaacatgaaaattaacTTACAGAGATAATCATATGGAATCTAAGTTTTGTAAATATAGTGCTATTGAATAGAAAGAACATAAAGAGCAGAAGTTCCTGCTTATTGCCAATCAAATTGAGACAAAACCAACCTCCACGTGATATAGTGTCTCTCCACGCGATATAGTGTCTCTCCGTCTCAAAACTTCATCTCCAACCTCCACTCTCCGTCATCAAACATCGCTAGATTGATCTTCAAGCAAAATCCAAGACAGGTGCAGATTACAAAGCAAGAAAATGGACATGGAAACTCTTATCAAGCAAACAGAAGCATTAAACTGGGAGGATTTGGATATGGAATCCGAACCAGAAACAGCAAAGAAAGTTTCAGAAACAGTACTTGTAGGAAGACTGGTGGCAGACAGACCATTAAACAAGCAAGCCTTTCACGCAAACATTAAATCAGCATGGAGTTTTGTTAAAACTTTCATCATCGAAGATATCGAGGTTAACACATTCCTCTTCACATTCCAAACTCCACAAGACAAGCTCAGAGTTATGCATCAGGCTCCCTGGAATTTCAGAGGTCATCTTCTTATTCTCAAAACATGGTCTCCTGGATCTACACTACAAGAAGTTAGCTTAAAACACTCTACTTTCAATGTGCAAATTCATGGTCTTCCACTAGATCATATGACTGTTAAAAATGCCACCAATTTAGGAAATGCACTTGGAAAATTGATACATGTAGAAGAAGATCCTATGTTTGGTGTAGCCTGGCGTAAATTCATCAGATTAAAGGTAGAAATAGATGTTACATATCCACTAAAACAAGGCTTCATGATGCCCAGATGGGCTAACACAGAGACTTGGATTGCCCTGAAATACGAACGATTATCTGACTTTTGTTATGCATGCGGGAGGTTGGGACACTCCCAGATTTTTTGTAGCTTTCAAGTTCATCCCCCAACTAAGTTAGTGTTTGGGCCATGGTTAAGGGCTGAATACATTGGCCTGGATCCCTTTCAGAACTTTTGTCAAACAGCTGGTCAACATGAACATGTCAGAAAACAAGGAGATGATCCCAACACAGACTCAACATCCACAGAGcaaaatacaaaaggaaaagaGCTGATGATCTATGACGACGCTCAACAGAAAAACTACAAAgtcaaattttcaaacccaaGTGATTTCACCTGCAAGGGAAACGAAGACATAGAAGCAAATGCACCCTCTCTCCATCAGTTTTTTCCACCGTCGAAACCAACTCAGGTGAGCCAATCTTCAGAAACTCAGCGGTTCCGATCCTCATCACTGTTCAGCTACAGTTCCAAGGAATTATTGCAGTCGACACCAACCTTTTTAATTGCAAACACTGTACAACCAACCTCCAACTCAGAAGTGTCACAACAAGCTGGCAGTAATAACTCCAAACTCACTTCCTTAggatttgagaataaaatctCTGATCAGTCAGCAAGTATCAAACAGTCAATTCCAAGCTACAGATCATCTAGTTCACAAGCAGCACGCCAGTATACTCCATGGAAAGCACAATGGAGACAAATATACACTGCCATGCAAGGATTTAAGACTCAAAGCAGCAAACTTGGGCCCACAACCTCAACTGAATGCAGCAGAATTTTGGCGGCCCAACTAGGTGAGCCCAATTCCAAATTTTCCCCTTTAATATCTCAACAGCCTTCCTCTCATGGATTTACTAGTAATTGGGCCCCTCCCCCGAATCACATTCCTCACGAAATTAGCCCAGACTCACTCTTAAATCTCCCAGATCAATACAAAGTCACAACAACCGGTCTCTCCCTCCATGAGGTTAATGAGGGGGGCAAATTCCAGAGAAGCCATCCAACAGGTTCCTCATCCACACAAATTTCAATTGAAACCTTACCACAGAGTGAACTCATCTCTACCATACAGGAACCATCTACTGGCGTTACCGTAACCATGCAGGAAAATTCTCTCAGATATTTCACCACAACTCCAACTCAAATCCTGCAATCTATCTCTCCCATCATCTCTCAAGCCAAACCAGTGGAGCCACAAACCAGTTATCCAAATCTGAAAACACTCCCATTACCTGGAAATCAGTCTGATAGTCAGAAGGAAACTAGCAAATCCTTAACTCTAACTGGGAAAGAAAGAAGCTCAAAAAAGAGGTGTTGTGATCTGATCATTGAGAAATATTCTCAGCCCCCTAAGAAAAAGAATCTGGAAGTTACAGTTAAAATTGAAATGATGGAAAAAGAAGATGAACAGATTGTTGAATTAACTGTGGAAGAATCATCGAAGGCTACTACCCTATTGGAAATGCAGTCTGGCAAATTgggaaaatccaaaaataaaagcaaagcaCGCAAGACTCCTTACAGCAGACCAACACCCCTCCTTCCTGGGAAGTCCAAACAAGCTGAAGAGGCAAGCTTCAAGATGCCTCCCCCATTCAAATGAGGACAATGGCTTGGAATTGCAGGGGTATAGCCCGCCCCAAAGCAATCAGAAATATAAGGgctaatattaaaaagtttaacCCGGATGTAGTTTTTTTGTCGGAAACCATGGTGTCGGATGAACACACTATAGCTATTGTAAATAGAATAGGTTTCCACCATTTTGTAAGCTTTCCAGCAGTCTGTAAAAAAGGGGGACTTTTACTAATGTGGAGACCGGGTATAGATATGGAACCGGTTCATATTAATATGAATGCAATTTCTATTTTGTTGTATTCGGATCCTTCCCACCATCCATGGTTAATTACCTATGTCTATGCACCTATGCAACAAAGTCTCAAAGAAAACTTTTGGAGTCATCTGGACTCAGTACAACAAGCTTTTAAAGGTCCTTGGATATGTATGGGGGATTTCAATGATGTGCTAAACCAACAAGAGAAGCATGGTGGACGTCCAATTCTGAATAACCACAACCGAGGACTCAAAGCTCTAATGAATAGACATGGTCTCATAGATATTGGTTATTCTGGACCACAATACACATGGTCGAATAATAGAAATGGACTGGCACTAATCAGAGAAAGACTAGATAGAGTGATAGCAAATCAAGACTGGAGACTACTCTTTCCTGATGCCTCGTTACAGCATTTGGCGTCGTCAGCCTCGGATCATCACCCACTCATGCTATACACGACCAACAACCAGAAACCAGTTtcatccttcaaatttgaagaattttggatTCATGAGCCGCTCAGTCAGAATATCATCCGAGAAGCATGGAGCAAATATTTTCAAGGCAATCCTGCATATATACTTTGTCGGAAaattcaagaaacaaaaaaagctcTTAAGCTGTGGAATAAAAATCACTTTGGGcacattcaaaaaaatatccaaaacctGGAAGCAGAGCTGCTAGAGGTTCAGAGTAGGCCAATGGACGAATTCAATCaggaaagggaaaaatatcTACAACACAACCTTCACAAACAAAGAGAATATGAAGAATCATTGTGGCGTCAAAAATCAAGGATAAAGTGGCTCACTTCAACAGATCTCAACACCAAATTTTTCCACTTATCAACAACGATCAGAAGAAGGAGAAACTCAATCGACACCATTAAGTTGGGCCCAGGTAACTGGTCTATGGATCCTATTCTTATTGAATCTGCTTTCATTAACCACTTTCGATCCATATACACTTCAACAAACCCAAGCTTCCCAGAAAATTTGGAGAATTTATTTGAGAAACAAATTACAGACCAAGATAATGAGAAACTCCAAGCAGTACccaatgaggaagaaattcACAGTGCTTTGAAACAAATTCCGAACCACAAAGCACCAGGCCCAGATGGTATGACAACACTTTTTTATCGGCTTTACTGGAGTATTATAAAAAAGGAGGTGGTGGAAGCAGTGCAGAATTTCTTTAGGAGTGGTAAATTGTTAAAACAAATCAATCATACCAATATAGCTTTGATCCCAAAAACTCAAAATCCGAATAACCCGAGCCATTACCGCCCAATTAGCCTCACAAATGTCTCTTATAAAATCATTACCAAAATCATGGCCAACCGCTTTAAAGCAACACTAGATACCATCATATCCCCATTGCAAACTGCCTTTGTCCTAGGACGCAATATAAAGGAAAACACAATAATTGCCCATGAACTCTTTCATCATCTTAAGagaaaaactggaaaaaaatgtCTGATGGCCATaaagctagacatggagaaagcgtTTGATTTGGTTGAATGGGAATTCTTATTCACGGTAATGAAGTTATTGGGATATAGTCCAGGTTGGATAAATTTGATCAAAGAATGCATCACCACTGCAACGTTTTCTATTCTCATCAATGGATCACCAAGGGGTTTCTTCAATGCTCAAAGGGGAATAAGACAAGGAGACCCAATCTCTCCATTCCTATTTATTTTAGTGACTGAGGCGTTATCAAGAATTTtgttgaaagaagaagaaagaggaaatATGGAGGGAATAAAGCTAAGTCGACTAAGTCCACCGGTATCACATCTGTTGTTCGCAGACGACACAATCATCTTTGCAAAAGCAAACACAAGTATTGCTCAAGTAATCTCTGAAAGTCTATTAAAATACCAACAGTGGTCAGGACAAAAAATCAACATGCATAAATCTTCCATCTTTATCACAAGAAATGTCAACACTGTAACAAGGTCAGCAATATATCAATGGCTTCCATATAAAGTCTTCTCAGAAAAGATGAAATATCTGGGCCTCCCAACTTCTTTCggtagaaacaaaaaagaaaatttccaGGAACTATTAAACAGAGTGGAGAAAAAATTAGAAGGttggaaattaaaattactCTCTCAAGCGGGCCGAACGATGCTAATTAGATCAGTAGCCAGTACTATCCCAACATATATTATGTCAACATTCCAGCTTCCCAAAACTGTGTGCAAGACTTTagatacaagttttaaaaatttttggtggggtttcCCAAAGGATAAAACTCATAATTTGACCCTCAAGTCATGGAAATCCATATGTCTACCAAAATTTTTAGGGGGTCTTGGAATAAGGCAAATGACAAATATGAACCAAGCACTACTTGCAAAAACGGGATGGGAAATGAGCGAGAGACAGAATGGACTTTGGCATGACATACTGGCAGTGAAATATCTCAAGAATGTGGATTTCTGGAATGTATCTCAGAGGCAATCAGATTCATACTTCTGGAAAGGCATTCTACGCACAAGAGAAACTCTTAGAAAGGGGAGATGCCTAAGGATCAATAATGGCCTCATGGCAAATATCTGGGCAACGCCATGGATACCTACGGAGGAGAATTTCAAACCGAAACCATTGCAAGGAATGGATCAGATTCATTCAGAATTAAAGGTCTCGGACATCATCACAGGCAGTCCAAGATCTTGGGATATagggaaaatgaaaaatctgtttGAGCAAGCGAGTATCAATGAAATTCAGAAAATTCCTTTATCGATTTTCTCTCAAGACCAAGACAAAATAATTTGGATCCCATCTCAGAATGGAAAATTCACGGTTAAATCGGCTTACCAAGTTGTAGTTAATAGCCAAGAAATAGTCCAGCAGAACGCAACTCATAATCTTTTTAAGTCAATATGGAAGCTGAAAATTCAGGATAGACA from Juglans regia cultivar Chandler chromosome 4, Walnut 2.0, whole genome shotgun sequence encodes:
- the LOC109006741 gene encoding disease resistance protein RPV1-like — translated: MATSGAASSSPSTYDVFLSFRGEDTHNNFTAHLHNALNQRGINTYLDEQLRRGEEISPALFKAIEESKISILVLSENYASSTWCLAELKKILECKRTRQQIVIPIFYLVDPSKVWHQRKSFGQALTKHEDRFKDDHMKMQKWKESLKEVAKLSGFHLKKEGY